A section of the Xiphias gladius isolate SHS-SW01 ecotype Sanya breed wild chromosome 8, ASM1685928v1, whole genome shotgun sequence genome encodes:
- the ada2a gene encoding adenosine deaminase 2-A isoform X1, translated as MAVELRRPHAALGCLLFFYYLTGGLSIPDPRQREALIQLEASMRTGGQMVLADAEQRLDSLLFKMKQKEMARPDCPPTMHFFKARHLIRTSPIFSLLQKMPKGGALHVHDFSMVDIEWLVKNVTYRPHCYICFTDNQSVRFIFSARWPNPLPHCSPWALLENLRAKVINTTDLDNSIMGNLTLFTDEDPEAMYPSQDEVWDRFEQTFLAVWGLVTYAPVFRDYYYQGLTQFYMDNVMYLELRALLPEIYELDGSTHDTAWTLKTYQEVTRQFTANHPDFYGARIIFTVHRGRNISMVTEGVEEAMKLQRDFPDIMAGFDLVGREDTGTPLWYFRDALSLPVDRGITLPFFFHAGETNLEGTEVDQNILDALLFNTSRVGHGFALLRHPVAKDLSRKRGVAVEVCPISNQVLKLVNDMRNHPAAALMSENHPLVISSDDPAIFGASGLSYDFYEAFVGFGGLTSHIGSLKQLAINSIRYSSLTPKQQEQALALWQRRWNKFVSENAS; from the exons ATGGCAGTCGAGCTGCGGCGCCCCCACGCGGCTTTGGGCTGTCTGCTCTTCTTTTACTACCTGACCGGTGGCCTGTCCATCCCGGACCCGAGACAAAGAGAGGCCCTTATACAGCTGGAGGCCTCCATGCGGACAGGTGGGCAGATGGTGCTGGCTGACGCTGAACAGCGGCTGGactctcttctttttaaaatgaaacagaaggAGATGGCGAGACCAGACTGCCCTCCCACCATGCACTTCTTCAAGGCCAGGCACCTCATCAGGACCAGTCCCATCTTCAGCCTGCTGCAGAAGATGCCTAAAG GCGGAGCTCTCCATGTCCACGACTTCTCTATGGTCGACATAGAGTGGCTGGTAAAGAACGTGACCTATCGGCCCCACTGCTACATTTGCTTCACCGACAACCAATCCGTACGATTCATCTTCTCGGCTCGATGGCCCAATCCTCTGCCGCATTGTTCTCCCTGGGCCCTGCTGGAAAACCTCAGGGCCAAGGTGATCAACACCACAGATCTGGACAACAG CATCATGGGCAACCTGACGCTCTTCACAGATGAGGATCCAGAAGCAATGTACCCCAGTCAGGATGAGGTATGGGATAGGTTTGAACAGACCTTCCTTGCAGTGTGGGGTCTGGTCACATATGCCCCCGTGTTCAGGGACTATTACTACCAAGGCCTCACGCAGTTCTACATGGACAACGTCATGTATTTAGAACTACGGGCTTTACTCCCAGAG ATATATGAATTGGATGGCAGCACTCACGACACAGCCTGGACCCTGAAGACCTACCAGGAGGTCACTAGACAGTTCACAGCAAACCACCCAGACTTCTATGGAGCAAGAATCATCTTCACAGTCCACAG GGGACGAAATATATCCATGGTGACTGAAGGTGTGGAGGAGGCTATGAAGCTACAGAGAGACTTCCCAGATATCATGGCTGGCTTTGACCTG GTGGGCCGCGAGGACACAGGCACACCGCTGTGGTACTTCAGAGATGCCTTATCACTTCCAGTAGATCGAGGCATCacacttcctttctttttccatgCTGGAGAGACAA ATCTCGAGGGCACAGAGGTCGACCAGAACATATTGGATGCTCTTTTGTTCAACACTTCACGTGTTGGCCACGGATTTGCTCTGCTTCGCCACCCAGTGGCCAAAGATCTATCCAGGAAGAGAGGGGTGGCTGTGGAAGTTTGCCCCATCTCCAACCAG GTGTTGAAGTTGGTAAATGATATGCGAAACCATCCAGCAGCTGCTCTGATGTCAGAGAACCACCCATTGGTCATCAGTTCCGATGACCCCGCCATATTTGGTGCCTCTGGCCTCTCATATGACTTCTATGAAGCTTTTGTGGGCTTTGGTGGGCTTACATCCCACATAGGCTCCCTCAAACAGTTGGCCATAAACTCTATCAG GTACAGTTCTTTGACTCCAAAGCAACAGGAGCAAGCCTTGGCTCTGTGGCAGAGAAGATGGAATAAGTTTGTCTCTGAAAATGCCTCTTAG
- the ribc2 gene encoding RIB43A-like with coiled-coils protein 2 isoform X2, which translates to MLNVELLTDRIARASLQKRRNRETERQERFFNDKVDKEVLGTQVKEKKKQKEAEKEKQNACDADMLQNSKVACILHSREVKKKRAMEKAIVNYRHQYQHPWGQREYDLDDPDRCQKTDLDNAQMIPSGLVGEDSECKDRRQRQREQLRAWLVQQQSERAAERHHQKLEEQHYDQSRVEMDNKALQIQTLEMERRRAEAIATKEYNLATTEEKHRQVQECNNESKADTTNQLQGQLTGIDVKPTLGMVGVLGLCPSSDRRAPPESLQQVIQFQKYQIEEKKRIELEKKQEEALHDRVRLDSAHTALLIERQQAKLNKQLRRHLDSTNLKLAETNKQQKPDIERGCMDESFFSEFNTCSR; encoded by the exons a GTTGACAAGGAAGTCCTGGGCACGcaggtgaaagagaaaaagaaacaaaaggaggcagaaaaagagaaacaaaacgcATGCG ATGCTGATATGCTCCAAAATAGCAAAGTAGCTTGCATTCTCCATAGCAGAGAAGTGAAGAAGAAGCGGGCTATGGAGAAGGCCATTGTCAACTACCGGCATCAGTACCAGCATCCTTGGGGCCAGCGGGAGTATGACCTGGACGACCCAGACCGCTGTCAAAAAACAGACCTAGACAATGCGCAGATGATTCCCTCTGGCCTAGTGGGCGAGGACTCGGAGTGTAAGGACAGACggcagaggcagagggagcAGCTCAGAGCATGGCTTGTCCAGCAGCAGAGTGAGCGGGCAGCAGAAAGGCATCATCAAAAGCTGGAAG AGCAGCACTATGACCAAAGCAGAGTAGAGATGGACAACAAAGCTCTGCAGATTCAGACCCTtgagatggagaggagaagagcagAGGCCATTGCTACTAAAGAGTACAATCTGGCCACG ACTGAGGAGAAGCATCGTCAGGTGCAGGAATGTAATAATGAGAGCAAAGCAGACACTACAAACCAACTGCAAGGACAGCTGACAGGTATAGATGTCAAACCCACCCTGGGGATGGTTGGAGTACTTGGTCTTTGTCCCAGCAGTGATAGGAGAGCCCCTCCTGAGAGCCTGCAGCAGGTCATCCAGTTCCAGAAATATCAAATAGAGGAGAAGAAG AGGATAGAATTAGAAAAGAAGCAAGAGGAGGCGCTACATGATCGTGTTCGCTTGGACTCGGCCCATACGGCTCTGCTAATAGAGAGGCAGCAGGCAAAACTGAACAAGCAGCTGAGACGACACCTGGACAGCACCAACCTCAAACTggctgaaacaaacaaacaaca GAAACCAGACATTGAAAGAGGATGCATGGATGAAAGCTTCTTCTCCGAATTCAACACCTGCAGTAGATGA
- the ada2a gene encoding adenosine deaminase 2-A isoform X2, with the protein MAVELRRPHAALGCLLFFYYLTGGLSIPDPRQREALIQLEASMRTGGQMVLADAEQRLDSLLFKMKQKEMARPDCPPTMHFFKARHLIRTSPIFSLLQKMPKGGALHVHDFSMVDIEWLVKNVTYRPHCYICFTDNQSVRFIFSARWPNPLPHCSPWALLENLRAKVINTTDLDNSIMGNLTLFTDEDPEAMYPSQDEIYELDGSTHDTAWTLKTYQEVTRQFTANHPDFYGARIIFTVHRGRNISMVTEGVEEAMKLQRDFPDIMAGFDLVGREDTGTPLWYFRDALSLPVDRGITLPFFFHAGETNLEGTEVDQNILDALLFNTSRVGHGFALLRHPVAKDLSRKRGVAVEVCPISNQVLKLVNDMRNHPAAALMSENHPLVISSDDPAIFGASGLSYDFYEAFVGFGGLTSHIGSLKQLAINSIRYSSLTPKQQEQALALWQRRWNKFVSENAS; encoded by the exons ATGGCAGTCGAGCTGCGGCGCCCCCACGCGGCTTTGGGCTGTCTGCTCTTCTTTTACTACCTGACCGGTGGCCTGTCCATCCCGGACCCGAGACAAAGAGAGGCCCTTATACAGCTGGAGGCCTCCATGCGGACAGGTGGGCAGATGGTGCTGGCTGACGCTGAACAGCGGCTGGactctcttctttttaaaatgaaacagaaggAGATGGCGAGACCAGACTGCCCTCCCACCATGCACTTCTTCAAGGCCAGGCACCTCATCAGGACCAGTCCCATCTTCAGCCTGCTGCAGAAGATGCCTAAAG GCGGAGCTCTCCATGTCCACGACTTCTCTATGGTCGACATAGAGTGGCTGGTAAAGAACGTGACCTATCGGCCCCACTGCTACATTTGCTTCACCGACAACCAATCCGTACGATTCATCTTCTCGGCTCGATGGCCCAATCCTCTGCCGCATTGTTCTCCCTGGGCCCTGCTGGAAAACCTCAGGGCCAAGGTGATCAACACCACAGATCTGGACAACAG CATCATGGGCAACCTGACGCTCTTCACAGATGAGGATCCAGAAGCAATGTACCCCAGTCAGGATGAG ATATATGAATTGGATGGCAGCACTCACGACACAGCCTGGACCCTGAAGACCTACCAGGAGGTCACTAGACAGTTCACAGCAAACCACCCAGACTTCTATGGAGCAAGAATCATCTTCACAGTCCACAG GGGACGAAATATATCCATGGTGACTGAAGGTGTGGAGGAGGCTATGAAGCTACAGAGAGACTTCCCAGATATCATGGCTGGCTTTGACCTG GTGGGCCGCGAGGACACAGGCACACCGCTGTGGTACTTCAGAGATGCCTTATCACTTCCAGTAGATCGAGGCATCacacttcctttctttttccatgCTGGAGAGACAA ATCTCGAGGGCACAGAGGTCGACCAGAACATATTGGATGCTCTTTTGTTCAACACTTCACGTGTTGGCCACGGATTTGCTCTGCTTCGCCACCCAGTGGCCAAAGATCTATCCAGGAAGAGAGGGGTGGCTGTGGAAGTTTGCCCCATCTCCAACCAG GTGTTGAAGTTGGTAAATGATATGCGAAACCATCCAGCAGCTGCTCTGATGTCAGAGAACCACCCATTGGTCATCAGTTCCGATGACCCCGCCATATTTGGTGCCTCTGGCCTCTCATATGACTTCTATGAAGCTTTTGTGGGCTTTGGTGGGCTTACATCCCACATAGGCTCCCTCAAACAGTTGGCCATAAACTCTATCAG GTACAGTTCTTTGACTCCAAAGCAACAGGAGCAAGCCTTGGCTCTGTGGCAGAGAAGATGGAATAAGTTTGTCTCTGAAAATGCCTCTTAG
- the ribc2 gene encoding RIB43A-like with coiled-coils protein 2 isoform X1 — protein sequence MLNVELLTDRIARASLQKRRNRETERQERFFNDKVRTIGVDKEVLGTQVKEKKKQKEAEKEKQNACDADMLQNSKVACILHSREVKKKRAMEKAIVNYRHQYQHPWGQREYDLDDPDRCQKTDLDNAQMIPSGLVGEDSECKDRRQRQREQLRAWLVQQQSERAAERHHQKLEEQHYDQSRVEMDNKALQIQTLEMERRRAEAIATKEYNLATTEEKHRQVQECNNESKADTTNQLQGQLTGIDVKPTLGMVGVLGLCPSSDRRAPPESLQQVIQFQKYQIEEKKRIELEKKQEEALHDRVRLDSAHTALLIERQQAKLNKQLRRHLDSTNLKLAETNKQQKPDIERGCMDESFFSEFNTCSR from the exons agtgaGGACCATTGGG GTTGACAAGGAAGTCCTGGGCACGcaggtgaaagagaaaaagaaacaaaaggaggcagaaaaagagaaacaaaacgcATGCG ATGCTGATATGCTCCAAAATAGCAAAGTAGCTTGCATTCTCCATAGCAGAGAAGTGAAGAAGAAGCGGGCTATGGAGAAGGCCATTGTCAACTACCGGCATCAGTACCAGCATCCTTGGGGCCAGCGGGAGTATGACCTGGACGACCCAGACCGCTGTCAAAAAACAGACCTAGACAATGCGCAGATGATTCCCTCTGGCCTAGTGGGCGAGGACTCGGAGTGTAAGGACAGACggcagaggcagagggagcAGCTCAGAGCATGGCTTGTCCAGCAGCAGAGTGAGCGGGCAGCAGAAAGGCATCATCAAAAGCTGGAAG AGCAGCACTATGACCAAAGCAGAGTAGAGATGGACAACAAAGCTCTGCAGATTCAGACCCTtgagatggagaggagaagagcagAGGCCATTGCTACTAAAGAGTACAATCTGGCCACG ACTGAGGAGAAGCATCGTCAGGTGCAGGAATGTAATAATGAGAGCAAAGCAGACACTACAAACCAACTGCAAGGACAGCTGACAGGTATAGATGTCAAACCCACCCTGGGGATGGTTGGAGTACTTGGTCTTTGTCCCAGCAGTGATAGGAGAGCCCCTCCTGAGAGCCTGCAGCAGGTCATCCAGTTCCAGAAATATCAAATAGAGGAGAAGAAG AGGATAGAATTAGAAAAGAAGCAAGAGGAGGCGCTACATGATCGTGTTCGCTTGGACTCGGCCCATACGGCTCTGCTAATAGAGAGGCAGCAGGCAAAACTGAACAAGCAGCTGAGACGACACCTGGACAGCACCAACCTCAAACTggctgaaacaaacaaacaaca GAAACCAGACATTGAAAGAGGATGCATGGATGAAAGCTTCTTCTCCGAATTCAACACCTGCAGTAGATGA